The Cognaticolwellia beringensis genome segment TAATGAGTGGGATATTAATAGGACTTCTGCACGCGCCAGTCATACTTTAGATAAAAGCGAAAAACTTGCGCAAGAACTCGGGACTAACGTTAGCAAAAGTGCTGTTTTAATAAAGCTAGTAAACAAAAACGCGAATCACCCGTCAGGTAAGAAGAGCGTGGACTTAGGTAAGTTTAAGCTTGGTCAAATGGTAAAAGCGTTTGATAATGTTGTTTTTAAAAAAGCGTTATTAACAGTAAATGGCCCGATTAAAACGAAATTTGGCTAGTATCTCATTCAAACCATTTACAGACATTAAATATTGATCAAAAGCATTTAATTGGTGATAACGATTACTCTTGTTCTTTATCTTTTTTGACTTGTTCTGCTTTTCGGGTTTCTACTTTATTTTGTTGTTCGTCTGATAGTTCAAATTTACGAGCTGATTGCTTGATCAGTAAAATCCCGGCAATGACTGAGCCTACGGCAATAACGATAATAAGAATGGTGGTAAAAGTCATGTATCTATCCTTATAGATAAAATGTAGAACTAGGTTATCTTCTTGCTATTGAATATGTTTGTTTTGACTAAAACAATAGCCAAAGAGCACAATAGCATGTAATTTATTTGTAAGCTCGAGCATGTTGATAAGAACTTTTTCGCTGAGCTCCTATAATAAATTAATCTCATCAAGTTACTATTATTAAATATTTGGAAACAATGATGTCAAACCGCCTTAGTGTCAAATTGTTAGTGCCTAGTTTATTCATTGGAATTTTAAGTGTCATCTCGATCGTTTTTTTTGGTGATAGCCTTAGTAAAAACCAAACTGCGGTATTATTGTTAGTGATGGTTGCTGCACAATGTGTTGTAGGTTATTTATATTCTCAGCAAAAGCTAACTAAACGACTCGCACATTTGCAGCAATATATAAATCAGGTTGCGAGTGTTGACGAAGCACCGAATATGCTGACTAAAGATGAAAATAATGATGATTTAGCAAAAGTAACTAATGATCTTTCAAGTTTTATAACAAATTTAGCCGATGTTATTCATGAGGTCCGCGCTGAGTCTGATACTTTGAAGCAAGGTTCAGCGTCGTTAGCTGCTCAGATGATTGACTCTGTTGGTGCGGTTGATGAGTCTGCAAATCAAATTGAACAAATGGCCAAATCGATTGATCAAGTAGCATTAACCTCGACAACACTGTCTGATGGGGCAACACAGGTTAGTGAAACTACCGGTCAAGTTCTTGCTATTTTAGAACAAGGGTCAAACGCTTCAAATACTAGCCAACATACCATTGTAGACTTCGATAAAGAAGTGACAATAATGGCTTCTGACTTAGCTTTGTTACAAGAAGAGTGCTCACGCATAGGTTCAGTGTTAGAAGTTATTCGTGGTATTGCTGACCAAACTAACTTACTGGCATTGAATGCGGCGATAGAAGCCGCCAGAGCCGGTGAGCAAGGCCGGGGCTTTGCAGTTGTTGCCGATGAAGTTCGGGCCTTAGCACACCGTACACAAGAATCGACCGTCGAAATTCATGCTATGGTTGAAGGCTTGCAAGAAAAGTCGACCAATGCAGTAAACGCAATTAGTCGCGGTCAAAGTTTATCACGAGAGAGTTTGTTACACTCAGCTGAAGTCGTTGAAGCACTTGGTAAAATTGGACAAGTGTTTTCCGAAGTTGATACATTAACAACCCAGATAGCTCGAGGTACATCGGAACAGCAGCACTCTACAGCTTCGTTAAATAACAATATGTCGATGCTAGTAAAATTGAGTCGAGAACTTAATAGTAATTTATTGTCAGTTGCAGAGCTTGCCGAAATGCAACAACAGACCGCAGCAGAAGTAGACATCATCTTAAATCGAGTTTGTGTATAAAAAGCCACAACAGCAAATGAATATTTGCATATAAAAGCGGCTGTTATAGCACCGTAACTATTCGGGTCTTGTTATTTAGCGCTAAGTATAACCACGGGCCTGTATTTACCGGCTCCAATTAGTTGCATCACTATAGCATCTAATCTGCTTATTATATTTCCCAAAGCCTATTGAGAAATTCCATTGCACGTAAACACTACCCGCTAATGTTGTGTGACATTAAGTAAAAACACGCTTGTAGACTGGGTGCAGAAGCTCTCTCAAGCACATCAAAAACTTTATCTAAATGGTAAAGTTATCTGCAACGTTAGTGCTCAGTTGGACTCACTCGACTCATTTCCTACATAACGCATAAATACCATTGTTGGAATCTACTATGCTATTTATGCTCATTTATAATATTATTAAAATCAATATACTACGGCTTATATTTTTAATTAGGGTTATGAATAATAGTGAAGGTTTGATTATATAAAATTTTGTTGGCAAAAGTGACGAGCTCTATCTGAATGATAGCCTAATGACAGAATCACGCAGACCTTACTTTATCATTTTGATTTCTAAAGAATTCGAGAGTTGATTTGCTGCCGCTATGATTATTCAGCTACTTTCGCTAGAGCTATTAGATATACAACCTAGGTCTTTTTTGTGCTGCCTTTTAAACAGTTATCAGCATGATGTCAAAATACATTATGGCCTTATCTATTTAATAAGTCGCTGTGCAAGGTTATGCGCTAAACATCGAAAGTATTGGACATTACGAAAACTAAATAGCTGTTATTTTTATATTCACTATGGCATTAAATTGATATTACTCAATGGGCTAAGATAGTTGAGTAGCAGTTATATTGAAAGGTTTATTCATACAGCACATAAGATTTAGAAAGTATTTAATTTCCCTATAAATTTTATAGCGCTGAAATTTTAATTATTAAAAGTAAATAAAAAACTTGATATAAATATAGTTCAGTTCACCGACTGAACATAACTTCAATGTTAAGCGCTATTTGTATGCCGACGACAGGCGTTTAAGGTTATTTACATTGTTAAAGGAGTGAATTATGTGGATTATCTATGCATTATTAGCCGCTGTTTTTTTTGGCGCTAGAGGCATAATGTATCAGTGGACATCACAGAAAAATATTGATCGTAATTTATTATTATTTGGTGTTTTTTTTGTTGGCTTTATATTAAGCGCTAGCGCAATGTATTTGCTCGAACAGCAGTGGCATGCATGGACAGATATTTCAGTAGGCTTAGCATTGGGCGTAGGATCATTCGCTGCAAATACATTTTTACATAAGGGATTTTCAGTAGGTAAAGCCTCTCTTATTAGTATCTTATCGGGATTACCTCCGCTATTTGTTGTATTACTGGCTTTTTTATTTTGGCAAGAAACATTAACAACTCAACAATTAATCGGTTTCGTAATTATTTTTGCTGGGCTTTATACTATCCGCTATTCAAACGATATTTCCTTTCGCAATTTGCAAGGGGCTCAATGGGGCTTTCTTGCAGCACTGTTCTTCGCATTTAATGATTTATTAGGCAAGCAATCAACTCGTATTGATGCAGATATATTCGCTACTTTAAGTATGATGTTTGGTATTGGCAGCTTTCTATTTGCTGCTAGTTGGTTCAAAAAACGCAAAAACAATGTACATGATGATAATGATTTTCGCCCGCGATGGTCTGCTTTAAGAACATTTTCTTGTGGGTTACTTGTTGGGTTAACCAATTTCGTAGGTATGGTAGCAATAATATCGGCTTTTGCGATCGGAACCACAGGCTTAGTTTCGGCGATCGCAGCGATGAATATTCTAATTATATTACTGTACTCACGTATTTTTCTAAAAGAATCGTTCAGTCGCCAGGAGATCTTAGGATTAACAGCGGCACTTGTAGGGATTCTAGTTTTACGCTTAAGTCAGTAGAAAGTTTTTGTTGTTTTAGTTTTATAAACTGCGGCTTCCAACCAGGTGATTACAACTTTAAAACTGCTGAAGTTACAATGAAGTTTTATTCAACTAAAGCTACAGCAGTGAAAATTTAAACGAGGAGCAATATCACTCTAGGTGAAGTGCTGGAGTGTATAGTCAATGAACAGCCTTACACGCAGCGGCATATTTTTTCTATCACGGTAATGCATAGAAAATGTCTGCTCTTCACTTTGCCAATTCGGAAGAATACGCTTAAGTTGACCTTGCTCAATCATAGGTAATGCTATGTAGTCAGGTATATAACTAATGCCAAGGCCTTTTTTAACTGCGTATGTCACCATCTGTATCTCATCAACTTCAAGACGAATCAAGTTACTTGGCTGATAATTACACTTTTCACCGGTGAGCTGATTTTCTAATTGCCACGGAACTAAACCAATGCAAGTTATTTTAGAAAATTCCTCTAATTGCTCTGGGTGAGTAATGTGTTCAAAAATTTGACTTGGATGACAACACAAGAGATTACGAGTGAATTTAAGTTGCCTAACAATCCAGTCATCAATGGTTGGGTTCCTTATCCTAAAAGCAATGTCTATAGCTTGCTCTTCAACATCAATTAAGTCGTTTGAGAAACGTAAATCTAATTGTATTTCAGGATATTGTAATAAAAAATTGCAAAAAATATCGCTTAATAAATGCTTACCTAAATAAATAGGCGCCGATATTTTAATTTTTCCTTTCGGTTGCTCTTTATCTTCACTTAGCTCTAGTGCGATACAATTTAGCTCATCAAACAAAGTACAGTAGCGCTTGTAATATTGCTCTCCTGTATGTGTAAGCGTGACACGATGAGCATCTCGATTCAGTAACCTTAAATGTAGATCTTTTTCTAGCTGACGTATTCTGCGGCTTAAAGTTGATAATGGCATAGCTAGGCTTTCAGATGCTCTTTTAAAGCTACCTAGTTTCACAATTGCGCAAAAGCAGCGTAAATCGTCAAGGGAGTAATTAGATTTCATTAGAACCACAGGTCATTGTTAAATTCATTTAATTTTTAAGGTGTCGATACTTAATCGTAATTTATAGACAGGAAATTAAGAAATATGATTGCTCAATACTGACCTAATCTTCGGAGCAAGCTGGACAATTTTTCACCTTTGCTTATTTAAATTATAGGTTGATTTACATCATCAGACTGAATACGTTTGCTAGAAGCCATGATTGTTTATGGCTTCACATCTTAGCCTTAATTAATACAGCAATAATTTACCTAGATTTAAGTGCCGTTACTATTTTGATAATACTCTCGGCTTTTATCCGCTTGCTGACATAAATCGGTTAGGGCGTGTAAACTCCGGGTGGTCATACGATGCACTACATCAGCATCCAGTGTGATGATTTGTTGATGTTTAACCGCTGGCAGTATTGACCATTTTTGCCAATCATAACCATCTTTACCGGTTTGACTTTCTGACAGTGGTTGGATAACTATATCAATATGGCTTTGTAATACTTGCTCAATGTTAACTTGCGGGTATCTAGCATCTGCTTCAATAAATGGGTTGCTAATACTGCAAATATCTAAAAACTGCTGTGGCCAACTGCCTTTAGCAATAGTGGTTAAAGGTCTCGACCACACTTCGTAAAAGCCAGTTAATGGTTTTTTCTGACCATATTGCTGTTTAATACTGGCTAAGTCGGCTAAAAATTTAGCCGCAACACGCTCAGCTTGTTCACTATGACCTGATAGCTTGCCAAATAAACGTAGTTCTTTAGCTACATCTTCAAAGCTGTCGGGCTGGGAGTAAACCACATTAAAGCCAAGTTGCTTAATACGCGCTAAATCATCACTGGGATTACCACTTTGCCAAGCGATGACTAAATCAGGTTGCAATTCAATAACTCGTTCTAATTGAATACGTAATGAACTACCAATCCTAGGGATTTTCTTTGCCGCTAATGGATAATCTGTATGTTCAGTAGCCGCGATGATTTGTTCACCTGCGCCAATATCAAACAACATTTCTACAATGTGCGGTGCAAGGGCAATAATACGAGGCTTATCAGTTGCAATAGCCGTTACAAGTTTACTCTCGCTATTGTTAGCTTGTGCGTTCGTTATAAAGAGCACACTACTTAACACTAGCGCAAGACAGTGAGTTAATTTCATAAAAATTCCATTTTGTTATTTCGCCGCCGGTAAAATCACCAGTCAATACCCTTTTGCGCTTTTATACCATTATCAAACGCATGTTTTAGTGGTTGAACTTCACTGACGGTATCGGCAAGTTCAATAATACTTCGATGACATGCACGGCCAGTAATAATGACATGTTGCATAGCAGGTCGGTTAACAATAGCTTCAATAACTTCATCTAAATCTAAATACTTGTATGACAGCATGTAGGTTAATTCATCAAGCAAAATTACGTCGACACTTTCATCTTTTAGTAAGCGTTTTGCCTCTGCCCAGACTTGTGTTGCGGCGGCTATATCCTTTGATTTATCTTGGGTGTCCCAAGTAAAACCAGTCGCCATTACATGAAATTCAACACCATTGCTTTCTAATAAATTACGTTCACCACAAGCCCAGTCGCCTTTAATAAACTGTAATGCAGCAGCTTTATAACCATGGCCAACAGCGCGTGCTAATGTGCCAAAGCCTGAGGTCGACTTGCCTTTACCATTTCCGGTAATAACAATTAATAAGCCGCGCTCTTCTTGTGCTGAGTCAATGCGGGCATCAACCTTTTCTTTGATACGTTGCATGCGTGCTTGGTGTTTTTGAGTTTTATCTGTTTCTGTTGTCATAAGAATTATCCTGTTTTACGAGTGCGATACATAATCGCTAAAAAGAAAATGCTGCCAATGGCTGAGGTAATGATGCCAATAGGAATTTCGACATTGCTTAGCGCGCTGCGTGCTGCAACATCAACCCAGACTAAAAAGCAGCCACCGACCAGTGCTGAACCGATAATTAACGGCATAGTTGTGACGCCAACTAATTGCCTAACAATATGTGGGATCATTAAGCCAACAAAGCCGATACCTCCACAATAAGCAACGATGGTGGCGGTAACTGCCGCGCATAAAGCTAAAAGTATTAAGCGTAATTTATCAACGTTAACGCCCAGGCTTGCCGCGCTTTCATCGCCGAGTAATAGCGCGTCAATTTGTCTGTGTAAGGCAAAAATAGTCAATAAAGTTATTAACACCATGGCACCGATCAAATAAAAATGAAACATTTCAACACGAGCTAAACTGCCCATCAACCAAAAAATGACGCGGTTGGTTGCAAAGGGATCGCCAAGATAAAGAATAAAATGACTGATAGAACCTAGCATGAACGAGACGGCAACACCTGTTAGTAATAAGTGATTCATGTTCCGTAATAACGTGGCAATACCAAAAACAATAACCACGGAAAATAAAGCGCCAAGAAATGCCGCCAATGGCAGTGTCAGTGACTGTTGATCGCTCACTACTAACGTGGCGATAGTCGCCCCTAAACCTGCACCAGAAATAATACCAAATAAATAAGGGTCGGCGAGAGGATTTCGAGTAACATTTTGCAGAATAGCACCGGCACAGGCTAAGCCCATACCAGCGGCTAAACCGACTAATACGCGTGGGATCCGAATCTGCCAAATCACCATGTCGTGCATCGGCGAAGCACATTCATTAATCACACATTGAAATATATCAGCACTGGTAATCGTTGCAGGTCCATAGGTAATCGACAAAACGATGGAGAAAAGGGTGAAAATAATTAAGCCTGAAAATACCCAAGTATTTTTACCTTTAATGGTACGGATAATACTCATGAACTTTCACCTTGACGGTTATTCGACAAAGCTGAATTAAGTGCTGAAGGGATAACAGTAGAAACATCAGAAGCTGGATAAAAATACACTCTTGGCACGCCACAATGTTTTGCATCGTCTCGATAACAAGGTAATCCAAAAACGTTGGTTAGTAACTCAGGCTTTAGCACTTGGTCTACACTGTTGTCACAAACTAAGTTGCCTTTATCTAACAAAAGTAATCTATTGCAGTAATGTGCGGCAAGATTGAGATCATGTATGGTCATAATTACGGTAATGTTTAATGCTTTAACCAGTTGTAATATTTGGTGTTGATAGAAAATATCTAAGTGGTTTGTCGGTTCATCAAGTACGAGTATTTTTGCTTTTTGTACTAGGGCTTTAGCGATTAATACCCGTTGCTGCTCACCGCCGGACAGAGTGTTAAAATATTTAGCTTCGCTGCTGGCTAAGCCGACTTTTGCTAATGCCAGCATAATATTTTTTTTATCAGCATCGTTGTCACGAGCAAACAGCGCTTTATAAGGCAGTAAACCCATTCGAACAACATCGTAAACTTTTAAATCAAATATCGGTGGCGCGTTTTGTACCACTAAAGCAAATGTTTGTGCTAATTCATGGGGTTTATATTGTGTTAATGCTTTATTTTTTAGTTTAATGCTTCCTTGCCAGTTTTTGTATTGGTTTAGTAAGCACTTTAGCAGTGAGGTTTTTCCTGCGCCATTGGGGCCTATAATGCCAATAATATCGCCGCGTGAAACGTCAAATGAAATGTTATTGAGAATAACTTGTTGATCAACTGACCATGAGACTGCTTCAACACTGAGTAATTTTGTCATTAAAGGCTGCCTAGCTTAATGCACAGTAAGTGTGGAATATTTTGAATAATGTGCAAGTTGTATATTTTCATTACAGCCTAAAGCTTTTTTAAAGCCTATGTTCAATATTTAAAAACATAAAGTAGATAAAGTCATTAAGGCGCGGCAATAGGATACAAATGTCTTGTTGACAGTGTAACTCACGTGTATTCCCGCACGGCGTTAACTTTATTAGCGTTGTAAAATTTTTGATACTAGGTGTCCTGACTTATAACTTTAAAGTAAAGCTATATACAGTTGCGGGTACAGTCACGGCATTAAACCGTGTTCCCTATAAATTAGCCAATAAAGAACAATTATGTTTCTGGCTAAAGGTATCGTTTATTAAGTGGGGGATTTTACGGTTAAGTATACGGCTTTACAATGAAAACCTTATAGCGATGACAGTGATGGCTATACAACAGGCATAAAAAAGGAGCCGAAGCTCCTTTATAGTTTTCTAGTAATCTAGCATTTAAAGCTTACCAAATTTTAACGCGCTTCTCAGGCGCTATATACATAGCGTCACCTTCTTTCACATCAAATGCGCGATAAAACTCAGGCATGTTAGATAATGAGC includes the following:
- a CDS encoding peptidylprolyl isomerase, which gives rise to MNRTSARASHTLDKSEKLAQELGTNVSKSAVLIKLVNKNANHPSGKKSVDLGKFKLGQMVKAFDNVVFKKALLTVNGPIKTKFG
- a CDS encoding DUF2897 family protein, yielding MTFTTILIIVIAVGSVIAGILLIKQSARKFELSDEQQNKVETRKAEQVKKDKEQE
- a CDS encoding methyl-accepting chemotaxis protein, which produces MSNRLSVKLLVPSLFIGILSVISIVFFGDSLSKNQTAVLLLVMVAAQCVVGYLYSQQKLTKRLAHLQQYINQVASVDEAPNMLTKDENNDDLAKVTNDLSSFITNLADVIHEVRAESDTLKQGSASLAAQMIDSVGAVDESANQIEQMAKSIDQVALTSTTLSDGATQVSETTGQVLAILEQGSNASNTSQHTIVDFDKEVTIMASDLALLQEECSRIGSVLEVIRGIADQTNLLALNAAIEAARAGEQGRGFAVVADEVRALAHRTQESTVEIHAMVEGLQEKSTNAVNAISRGQSLSRESLLHSAEVVEALGKIGQVFSEVDTLTTQIARGTSEQQHSTASLNNNMSMLVKLSRELNSNLLSVAELAEMQQQTAAEVDIILNRVCV
- a CDS encoding DMT family transporter, encoding MWIIYALLAAVFFGARGIMYQWTSQKNIDRNLLLFGVFFVGFILSASAMYLLEQQWHAWTDISVGLALGVGSFAANTFLHKGFSVGKASLISILSGLPPLFVVLLAFLFWQETLTTQQLIGFVIIFAGLYTIRYSNDISFRNLQGAQWGFLAALFFAFNDLLGKQSTRIDADIFATLSMMFGIGSFLFAASWFKKRKNNVHDDNDFRPRWSALRTFSCGLLVGLTNFVGMVAIISAFAIGTTGLVSAIAAMNILIILLYSRIFLKESFSRQEILGLTAALVGILVLRLSQ
- a CDS encoding LysR family transcriptional regulator; amino-acid sequence: MKSNYSLDDLRCFCAIVKLGSFKRASESLAMPLSTLSRRIRQLEKDLHLRLLNRDAHRVTLTHTGEQYYKRYCTLFDELNCIALELSEDKEQPKGKIKISAPIYLGKHLLSDIFCNFLLQYPEIQLDLRFSNDLIDVEEQAIDIAFRIRNPTIDDWIVRQLKFTRNLLCCHPSQIFEHITHPEQLEEFSKITCIGLVPWQLENQLTGEKCNYQPSNLIRLEVDEIQMVTYAVKKGLGISYIPDYIALPMIEQGQLKRILPNWQSEEQTFSMHYRDRKNMPLRVRLFIDYTLQHFT
- a CDS encoding cobalamin-binding protein; its protein translation is MKLTHCLALVLSSVLFITNAQANNSESKLVTAIATDKPRIIALAPHIVEMLFDIGAGEQIIAATEHTDYPLAAKKIPRIGSSLRIQLERVIELQPDLVIAWQSGNPSDDLARIKQLGFNVVYSQPDSFEDVAKELRLFGKLSGHSEQAERVAAKFLADLASIKQQYGQKKPLTGFYEVWSRPLTTIAKGSWPQQFLDICSISNPFIEADARYPQVNIEQVLQSHIDIVIQPLSESQTGKDGYDWQKWSILPAVKHQQIITLDADVVHRMTTRSLHALTDLCQQADKSREYYQNSNGT
- the cobO gene encoding cob(I)yrinic acid a,c-diamide adenosyltransferase, whose product is MTTETDKTQKHQARMQRIKEKVDARIDSAQEERGLLIVITGNGKGKSTSGFGTLARAVGHGYKAAALQFIKGDWACGERNLLESNGVEFHVMATGFTWDTQDKSKDIAAATQVWAEAKRLLKDESVDVILLDELTYMLSYKYLDLDEVIEAIVNRPAMQHVIITGRACHRSIIELADTVSEVQPLKHAFDNGIKAQKGIDW
- a CDS encoding FecCD family ABC transporter permease gives rise to the protein MSIIRTIKGKNTWVFSGLIIFTLFSIVLSITYGPATITSADIFQCVINECASPMHDMVIWQIRIPRVLVGLAAGMGLACAGAILQNVTRNPLADPYLFGIISGAGLGATIATLVVSDQQSLTLPLAAFLGALFSVVIVFGIATLLRNMNHLLLTGVAVSFMLGSISHFILYLGDPFATNRVIFWLMGSLARVEMFHFYLIGAMVLITLLTIFALHRQIDALLLGDESAASLGVNVDKLRLILLALCAAVTATIVAYCGGIGFVGLMIPHIVRQLVGVTTMPLIIGSALVGGCFLVWVDVAARSALSNVEIPIGIITSAIGSIFFLAIMYRTRKTG
- a CDS encoding ABC transporter ATP-binding protein, with protein sequence MTKLLSVEAVSWSVDQQVILNNISFDVSRGDIIGIIGPNGAGKTSLLKCLLNQYKNWQGSIKLKNKALTQYKPHELAQTFALVVQNAPPIFDLKVYDVVRMGLLPYKALFARDNDADKKNIMLALAKVGLASSEAKYFNTLSGGEQQRVLIAKALVQKAKILVLDEPTNHLDIFYQHQILQLVKALNITVIMTIHDLNLAAHYCNRLLLLDKGNLVCDNSVDQVLKPELLTNVFGLPCYRDDAKHCGVPRVYFYPASDVSTVIPSALNSALSNNRQGESS